The following DNA comes from Mycobacteroides immunogenum.
CCATTTCCAGCAGTGGTGGGTACAGCACCGCGCGCAGGTTCCCACGCACAGCTTCGCGTTCGTCGGCGCCGACGAAGCAAAGTCCGGACCCGGTGTCGCCGAGGCCATCGGCGAGGCCGATGTGGTCTTGCTGGCGCCCTCCAATCCGGTGGTGAGCATCGGGGCCATCTTGGCCGTCGGCGGAGTTCGCGGAGCGCTCCGCACGACCTCCGCTCCCGTCATCGGGTACTCGCCGATCGTGTCCGGCAAGCCGCTGCGCGGAATGGCCGACGAATGTTTGCGCGTGATCGGTGTCGAGGTCACCTCGCAGGGTGTGGGAGAACACTTCGGCGCACGCGCGCACACCGGAATCCTCGATGGCTGGCTCATCGACGAGGGTGATGTCGCTCACATCGAAGGTGTTCGGGTACGGTCGGTTCCGCTACTCATGACCGACCCGGACGCCACGGCAGAGATGGTGCGTGCGGGACTCGACCTGGCCGGAGTCACGCTATGAATTCCCCCACACCGGAACATGGTTCCGCCCGGCCGATAGAGATCCTACCGGTAGCGGGACTCCCCGAATTCCGCCCCGGGGACGACGTCGCGGCGGCCATCGCGGAAGCGGCTGCCTGGGTGCGCGACGGCGATGTGATCGTCATCACCAGCAAGATCATTTCCAAGGCCGAAGGCCGAATCGTCGCCGCACCGACCGATCCCGAGGCCCGGGACGCCCTGCGGCGCAAGCTCATCGAGTCCGAATCGGTACGGGTGCTG
Coding sequences within:
- the cofD gene encoding 2-phospho-L-lactate transferase, producing the protein MKVTVLVGGVGGARFLLGVQRLLGPDPSKHQINAIVNIGDDAWMHGVRICPDLDTCMYTLGGAVDPERGWGHRGETWNAMEELAAYGAQPDWFSLGDRDLATHLIRSQMLRAGYPLSAVTEALCNRWQPGVRLLPASDDRCETHVVITDPSDGEQRAIHFQQWWVQHRAQVPTHSFAFVGADEAKSGPGVAEAIGEADVVLLAPSNPVVSIGAILAVGGVRGALRTTSAPVIGYSPIVSGKPLRGMADECLRVIGVEVTSQGVGEHFGARAHTGILDGWLIDEGDVAHIEGVRVRSVPLLMTDPDATAEMVRAGLDLAGVTL